In a genomic window of Drosophila takahashii strain IR98-3 E-12201 chromosome 3L, DtakHiC1v2, whole genome shotgun sequence:
- the NaPi-III gene encoding sodium-dependent phosphate transporter 2 → MESFSPELLWMVVIGFLIAFVLAFGIGANDVANSFGTSVGSGVLTIRQACVLATICEISGAVLIGYKVSDTMRKGILEVGLYEGSEEVLMLGCVSALASSAVWLLVATFLKLPISGTHSIVGSTIGFSLVARGVQGLKWSTLGTIVGSWFISPVMSGIVSILLFLAIRRFILRAQEPLKAGFRSLPIFYGVTFFINVISVVLDGPKLLYMDNIPTWIALTASFGLSLLVAVLTQLVVVPLQRRKIAKRLRAENPVKFNFEDSVESSPSGSPKKQRRPLSLVSEGKPLPAIAEITELVSLSDNSPRTFKLAPFGLSAAKNNNAPGEEYKIDPQLIKKAEDLLGKASLDNTDLTITSLNFIDEQQQQQQQQQQQNGRKLQECFKRIQSPKEEQKHKASPVAADLEAGAAKTTNNNLQVVESAGSLDLMISSTLSPNSSKVPLIESKEALNEQEEELKRAADGGRRTSGAEETQEISMLFSFLQILTATFGSFAHGGNDVSNAIGPLIALYMIYREGSVMQRAESPIYILIYGGIGISVGLWLWGRRVIETIGNDLTKITSSTGFTIEVGAAITVLLASKIGLPISTTHCKVGSVVFVGHVSAAGRKKSQPGDQEHQATAGIDKDAHNNVAPTEDGSVDWHLFRNIAYAWIVTVPVTALLSAGMMYVLCAIAVDDMGGA, encoded by the exons ATGGAGAGCTTTTCGCCGGAACTATTATGGATGGTGGTCATCGGGTTCCTGATCGCCTTTGTCCTGGCCTTTGGAATCGGCGCCAACGACGTGGCCAATTCATTTGGCACCAGCGTGGGATCTGGAGTCCTAACCATCCGGCAGGCATGCGTTCTGGCCACCATCTGCGAGATATCGGGTGCCGTTTTGATTG GCTACAAGGTGTCGGACACCATGCGCAAGGGAATCCTGGAAGTTGGTCTGTACGAGGGCTCCGAGGAAGTGCTGATGCTGGGCTGCGTGTCTGCTTTGGCCAGCAGTGCCGTGTGGCTGCTGGTGGCCACTTTTCTGAAGCTGCCCATTTCGGGAACACACAGCATAGTGGGCTCCACCATTGGATTTTCATTGGTTGCCCGCGGCGTTCAGGGCCTGAAGTGGTCCACCCTGGGCACCATCGTTGGATCGTGGTTCATCTCGCCGGTGATGAGCGGAATTGTGAGCATCCTGCTCTTCCTGGCCATTCGTCGCTTCATCCTGCGAGCCCAGGAGCCGCTCAAGGCGGGATTCCGATCGCTGCCCATTTTCTATGGCGTGACGTTCTTCATCAATGTGATTAGCGTGGTGCTGGACGGCCCCAAGCTGCTCTACATGGACAACATACCCACGTGGATAGCCCTGACGGCCAGTTTTGGTCTGTCCCTGCTGGTTGCCGTGCTCACGCAGTTGGTCGTGGTTCCTCTGCAGCGGCGCAAGATTGCCAAGCGATTGCGGGCCGAGAATCCGGTTAAATTCAACTTCGAGGACTCTGTGG AATCCTCGCCGTCGGGCAGTCCCAAGAAACAGCGTCGTCCTTTGTCGCTGGTCAGCGAAGGAAAGCCATTGCCCGCCATTGCGGAAATTACCGAGCTGGTCTCGTTGAGCGACAACTCGCCCAGGACCTTCAAGCTGGCTCCTTTCGGACTTTCGGCGGCCAAGAACAACAACGCACCCGGCGAGGAGTACAAAATCGATCCGCAGCTGATCAAGAAGGCCGAGGATCTGCTGGGCAAGGCCAGTCTGGACAACACCGATCTGACGATCACCAGCCTGAACTTCATcgacgagcagcagcagcagcagcaacaacagcagcaacaaaatggACGCAAGTTGCAGGAGTGCTTCAAACGGATCCAGTCGCCCAAGGAGGAACAAAAG caCAAGGCGAGTCCCGTTGCCGCGGACTTGGAAGCCGGAGCTGCCAAGACCACCAACAACAACCTTCAGGTGGTGGAAAGCGCCGGCAGCCTCGATCTGATGATCAGTTCCACACTGTCGCCCAATTCCAGCAAGGTACCGCTGATCGAGAGCAAGGAGGCGCTGAatgagcaggaggaggaaTTGAAGCGGGCAGCGGACGGCGGACGAAGAACCAGCGGAGCGGAGGAGACCCAGGAGATTTCAATGCTCTTCTCGTTCCTGCAGATCCTGACAGCCACCTTCGGGAGTTTCGCCCATGGCGGCAATGATGTGAGCAACGCCATCGGCCCACTGATTGCCCTCTATATGATCTATCGCGAGGGATCGGTTATGCAGCGGGCGGAAAGTCCCATCTATATTCTTATCTACGGCGGCATCGGCATCTCCGTGGGTCTCTGGCTGTGGGGACGACGCGTCATAGAGACCATTGGCAATGACCTAACCAAGATCACTTCATCGAC tGGTTTTACTATTGAAGTCGGAGCGGCCATCACCGTACTGCTGGCCAGCAAAATTGGCTTGCCCATTTCGACCACTCACTGCAAGGTCGGTTCTGTGGTTTTCGTGGGCCATGTTAGTGCGGCGGGTCGCAAGAAAAGTCAGCCAGGAGATCAGGAACATCAGGCAACAGCAGGAATCGACAAGGATGCCCATAACAATGTGGCGCCCACGGAGGATGGCAGTGTCGACTGGCATCTTTTCCGGAATATTGCCTACGCCTGGATTGTGACCGTGCCGGTAACCGCTCTCCTCAGCGCCGGAATGATGTACGTGCTGTGTGCCATTGCCGTGGACGACATGGGTGGAGCCTAG
- the LOC138912837 gene encoding swi5-dependent recombination DNA repair protein 1 homolog: MRSQLAVFLGLMALISISLGVSAQTTPTDPTTPTSPTTPTTPTTPTTPSAPASPTTPTTPTTPPTTPTTPPTTPTSPTTPTTPSTPPTTPTTKAPKKKVVRRHSKSKTNRPARIVTTHRNGGGSDKDRRRQHRSCLN, from the coding sequence ATGCGATCCCAGCTAGCTGTCTTCCTTGGCCTCATGGCCCTTATTTCGATCTCCTTGGGAGTCTCTGCCCAGACCACGCCCACTGATCCCACCACGCCGACGTCTCCAACCACGCCAACTACTCCGACCACGCCCACTACCCCGTCGGCTCCAGCATCGCCCACCACCCCAACGACGCCCACCACTCCACCCACAACGCCCACCACTCCACCCACAACGCCCACCTCCCCCACCACACCCACCACGCCGAGTACCCCGCCAACTACACCCACCACCAAGGCACCAAAGAAGAAGGTGGTTCGTAGACATTCCAAGAGTAAAACCAATAGACCAGCCAGGATTGTCACGACCCACCGCAATGGTGGTGGTTCTGATAAGGATCGCAGACGCCAACATCGATCATGCCTGAATTAA
- the Ufd1 gene encoding ubiquitin fusion degradation protein 1 homolog: MFHFSGFNMMFPEGRSFHATYKCFSVSMLPGNERSDVEKGGKIIMPPSALDTLTRLNVEYPMLFKLTNGKKSRSSHAGVLEFVADEGKCYLPYWMMDNLLLEEGDILNIESVSLPVATFSKFQPHSTDFLDITNPKAVLENALRNFACLTKGDVIAIKYNKKVYELCVLETKPGNAVSIIECDMNVEFEAPVGYKDHSETQTSGSGQQGAAGITGNEVAGGANAILEEVVETFKGSGVRLDGKKKKESQLETPVVKKVLARGVPDYDFQFGLIRFDRNIRPISDRGNEDGGAAGGAEGSEAESFHGTGFSMKKTRK, encoded by the exons ATGTTCCACTTCAGCGGCTTCAACATGATGTTCCCGGAGGGACGCAGCTTCCACGCCACCTACAAGTGCTTCTCCGTCTCCATGCTGCCCGGAAACGAGCGATCCGACGTGGAAAAGGGTGGAAAAA TTATCATGCCTCCATCCGCCCTGGACACACTAACCCGTCTGAATGTGGAATACCCGATGCTCTTCAAGCTGACCAACGGCAAGAAATCCCGATCCTCGCACGCCGGCGTCCTGGAATTCGTCGCCGACGAGGGCAAATGCTATTTGCCCTACTGGATGATGGACAACCTGCTGCTGGAGGAGGGCGACATCCTGAACATCGAGAGCGTCTCCCTGCCGGTGGCCACGTTCTCCAAATTCCAGCCGCACAGCACCGACTTCCTGGACATCACCAATCCCAAGGCGGTGCTGGAGAATGCGCTGCGCAACTTCGCGTGCCTCACCAAGGGCGATGTGATAGCCATCAAGTACAACAAGAAGGTCTACGAGCTGTGCGTTCTCGAAACGAAACCGGGCAATGCGGTTAGCATCATTGAGTGCGACATGAATGTGGAATTTGAGGCCCCTGTGGGCTACAAGGATCACTCGGAGACGCAGACTTCCGGTTCGGGACAGCAGGGTGCGGCAGGAATAACGGGCAACGAGGTCGCCGGTGGAGCCAATGCCATACTCGAGGAGGTCGTCGAGACCTTCAAGGGCTCCGGTGTGCGTTTGGatggcaaaaagaagaaggaaaGCCAACTGGAGACGCCGGTGGTCAAGAAGGTCCTCGCACGCGGCGTCCCTGACTACGATTTCCAATTTGGCCTCATCCGCTTCGACCGCAACATTCGGCCCATCAGCGATCGGGGCAACGAGGACGGCGGCGCAGCTGGCGGGGCGGAGGGTTCCGAGGCGGAGAGCTTCCACGGCACCGGCTTCTCGATGAAGAAAACCCGAAAATAG
- the mRpL2 gene encoding large ribosomal subunit protein uL2m: MQSLTRLLSSTLSLQSPPRMASVGVALQQLRGKTKVVEKPKPGAGQQFRRTVHFPEEYTVEPLKITHLAGRDPVSGRLVAKGIGGGLKQQYRWVKWVRDGPTESAQEELVLEVIRDGCRTAKVALVAVGDELKYILATENMKAGDILKTSRFIPRIPVRPNEGDAYPLGALPVGTRIHCLEKNPGQMCHLIHAAGTFGTILRKFDDKVVVQLPSKREFAFQRTCMATVGRLSNPDHNKEHVGSAQKMREMGNRPRSGLWKRKEGKHGRKIRRLPPMTTISPPAPPKEEAIKLTLPL; this comes from the exons ATGCAAAGTCTAACGCGTTTGCTGAGCTCGACCTTGAGCCTGCAGTCGCCGCCCCGCATGGcgtcggtgggcgtggccctgCAGCAGCTGCGCGGCAAAACCAAGGTGGTGGAGAAACCGAAACCAGGTGCCGGCCAGCAATTCCGTCGAACCGTCCACTTTCCGGAGGAGTACACGGTGGAGCCGCTGAAGATCACTCACTTGGCTGGACGGGATCCCGTCTCCGGTCGCCTGGTGGCCAAGGGCATCGGCGGGGGGCTGAAGCAGCAGTATCGGTGGGTCAAATGGGTGCGCGACGGACCCACGGAGAGTGCCCAGGAGGAACTGGTGCTGGAGGTGATTCGCGACGGCTGTCGCACCGCCAAAGTGGCCCTGGTGGCCGTCGGCGATGAGCTCAAGTACATCCTGGCCACCGAGAACATGAAGGCGGGCGATATCCTCAAGACCTCGCGATTTATTCCCAGGATTCCGG TGCGTCCCAACGAAGGCGATGCGTATCCATTGGGCGCCCTGCCCGTGGGCACCCGCATCCACTGCCTGGAGAAGAATCCCGGCCAGATGTGCCACCTCATTCACGCCGCCGGCACCTTTGGCACCATCCTGCGCAAGTTCGACGACAAGGTGGTGGTGCAGCTGCCCTCCAAGCGGGAGTTCGCCTTCCAGCGCACCTGCATGGCCACCGTGGGGCGGCTGTCCAATCCGGACCACAACAAGGAGCATGTGGGCAGTGCCCAGAAGATGCGCGAGATGGGCAACCGGCCGCGTTCCGGTCTGTGGAAGCGCAAGGAGGGAAAGCATGGTCGCAAGATACGCCGCCTGCCGCCCATGACCACCATTTCGCCACCGGCGCCGCCCAAGGAGGAGGCCATCAAGTTGACGCTGCCCCTGTGA